A single window of Microbispora hainanensis DNA harbors:
- a CDS encoding IS1634 family transposase: MSPYVRTVKTASGARAVQIVYSSRRGSREIEHIGSAHDDAELETLRAVARQRLAAGQQELDLGLDDGPMAGGPLEIVSSRMEHLWDALSRAYDTLGFAAAAGGDEVFRQLVLARVIEPTSKHDSLRVLGEAGIDAVSYATVKRRLPDYAAPQWRQALAGACAAHTRLGPASLVLYDVSTLYFETDAGDGFREPGFSKERRLDPQITIGLLTDSSGFPLMVTAFEGNKAETHTMLPVIEGFMAAHHLPDVTIVADAGMISEANKQAIEAAGLSFILGMKIPEVPYVVKQWRREHPGTPIPDGHIFIQPWPSGSSRPRRDQMIYYQYRAERARRTLRGIDEQVAKAQRAVDGQAPVKRNRFIRLSGATKSVNTELVDKAKALAGLKGYITNLAACPDGTPITAEFVISSYHRLFEIEKSFRMSKHDLKARPIYHHKRESIDAHLTIVFAALAVGRWIEARTGWSIKKFVRTARRYRTVRIQAGNHVLTAADPLPTDLRNALKRIRSPEGAH; the protein is encoded by the coding sequence GTGTCTCCGTACGTGCGGACGGTGAAGACGGCCTCAGGCGCCCGGGCGGTGCAGATCGTCTACTCCTCCCGCCGCGGATCGCGGGAGATCGAGCACATCGGGTCGGCGCACGACGACGCCGAGTTGGAGACGCTCAGGGCGGTGGCGCGTCAGCGGCTGGCCGCCGGCCAGCAGGAACTGGACCTGGGGCTGGACGATGGGCCGATGGCGGGCGGGCCGCTGGAGATCGTCAGCTCGCGGATGGAACACCTGTGGGACGCGCTGTCCCGCGCCTACGACACGCTGGGGTTTGCTGCCGCGGCCGGGGGCGATGAGGTGTTCCGGCAGCTGGTGCTCGCGCGGGTGATCGAACCGACGAGCAAGCACGACAGCCTGCGCGTGCTCGGCGAGGCCGGGATCGATGCGGTGTCGTATGCCACGGTGAAGCGCCGCCTGCCGGACTACGCCGCACCGCAGTGGCGCCAGGCCCTGGCCGGTGCATGCGCGGCCCACACCCGCCTCGGGCCGGCCAGCCTGGTCCTCTACGACGTGTCAACCTTGTACTTCGAGACCGACGCCGGGGATGGGTTCCGCGAGCCGGGCTTTTCCAAGGAACGCCGCCTGGACCCGCAGATCACGATCGGGCTGCTCACCGACTCCTCCGGGTTCCCGCTCATGGTGACCGCCTTCGAGGGCAACAAGGCCGAGACCCACACCATGCTCCCGGTGATCGAAGGGTTCATGGCGGCCCACCACCTGCCGGACGTCACGATCGTGGCCGACGCCGGGATGATCTCCGAGGCGAACAAGCAGGCCATCGAAGCCGCTGGGCTGTCGTTCATCCTCGGCATGAAGATCCCCGAGGTGCCGTATGTGGTCAAGCAGTGGCGGCGCGAGCACCCCGGCACCCCGATCCCCGACGGGCACATCTTCATCCAGCCCTGGCCGTCGGGATCGAGCCGGCCCCGCCGCGACCAGATGATCTACTACCAGTACCGGGCAGAGCGGGCCCGGCGCACCCTGCGCGGCATCGACGAGCAGGTCGCCAAGGCCCAGCGCGCCGTCGACGGGCAGGCGCCGGTCAAGCGCAACCGGTTCATCAGGCTGTCCGGCGCTACCAAGAGCGTCAACACCGAGCTGGTGGACAAGGCCAAGGCCCTGGCCGGGCTCAAGGGCTACATCACCAATCTCGCCGCCTGCCCGGACGGGACGCCCATCACCGCCGAGTTCGTCATCAGCTCCTACCATCGGCTGTTCGAGATCGAAAAGTCCTTCCGGATGAGCAAGCACGACCTCAAAGCACGGCCGATCTACCACCACAAACGCGAGTCCATCGACGCGCACCTGACGATCGTGTTCGCCGCCCTGGCGGTCGGCCGGTGGATCGAGGCACGGACCGGATGGTCGATCAAGAAGTTCGTCCGCACCGCCCGCCGCTATCGCACCGTCCGAATCCAAGCCGGCAACCACGTCCTGACCGCCGCCGACCCTCTGCCCACCGACCTACGCAACGCCCTCAAGCGGATCCGCAGCCCCGAAGGTGCGCACTAA
- a CDS encoding DDE-type integrase/transposase/recombinase, protein MEAAVGTTKACQILGKPRATLYRQRNPTPPRHGPRRPFHHPAELSEAERAQVLAVLDSPRFADKSAGQVWAILLDEGTYLCSQATMYRLLRERGQSGERRAQATHPAKKKPELEADGPNQVWSWDITKLKGPARGVHYLLYVILDIFSRKVIWWEIWPTENGTLAKEFIERAIDANGAVAPEAIHADRGTSMTSNTVTGLLAQLGIDQSHSRPRVSNDNPYSEAQFKTLKYCPAFPGRFGSIEDARIFCCVGHIVGPPHR, encoded by the coding sequence ATGGAGGCGGCCGTCGGCACGACCAAGGCCTGCCAGATCCTCGGCAAGCCCCGCGCCACCCTGTATCGGCAGCGAAATCCCACGCCGCCCCGGCACGGCCCCCGCCGGCCGTTTCATCACCCGGCGGAGTTGTCCGAAGCCGAACGGGCGCAGGTGCTGGCGGTGCTGGACTCGCCCCGGTTCGCCGACAAGTCAGCGGGCCAGGTGTGGGCGATCCTGCTGGACGAGGGCACCTACCTGTGCTCACAGGCCACCATGTACCGGCTGCTGCGCGAACGCGGCCAGTCCGGCGAGCGGCGGGCACAGGCCACCCATCCGGCGAAGAAGAAACCCGAACTGGAGGCCGACGGGCCGAACCAGGTATGGAGCTGGGACATCACCAAACTGAAAGGCCCCGCACGCGGCGTCCACTACCTGCTCTACGTCATCCTCGACATTTTCTCCCGCAAGGTCATCTGGTGGGAGATCTGGCCGACCGAGAACGGCACCCTGGCCAAGGAGTTCATCGAGCGCGCCATCGACGCCAACGGCGCCGTCGCGCCGGAGGCGATCCACGCCGATCGGGGTACCTCGATGACGTCGAACACCGTCACCGGCCTGCTCGCGCAACTCGGAATCGACCAGTCGCACTCACGGCCCCGCGTGTCCAACGACAACCCCTACTCCGAAGCGCAGTTCAAAACCCTTAAATATTGCCCGGCGTTCCCTGGGAGGTTCGGCTCGATCGAAGACGCCCGTATCTTCTGCTGCGTGGGGCACATCGTGGGGCCGCCACACAGGTAA
- a CDS encoding erythromycin esterase family protein — translation MDIGIKDAVHAVEAASVMRLLPGRPRLLALGEPTHGEDLLLDVRNELFRQLVEQEGYRTIGIESDCLMGLVVDDYVTSGTGSLDEVMERGFSHGWGASAANRELVRWMRAYNEDRPASERLRFAGLDGPLEIGHAASPRQALTALHGYLAAHVDTDLLPCDVETLDRLLGSDDRWANPATMMDPSQSVGQSAEARRLRLLADDLVALLDAETPQLIARSSRDDWERARLYGRATTGLLRYHHWMADTSPGRMSRLLGLRSSMIAANMLAVAERGPALVHAHNAHFQRDKSSMRMGDLPFEWWSSGAIVRAHLGEEFAFLATALGTIRHQGVDAPPPDTLEGLLYTLPDDGYVIDARRLAAALGDARPAPRVSPWFGYAPLDPAHLAAYDGLVFVKDVTRS, via the coding sequence ATGGATATCGGCATCAAGGACGCCGTTCACGCCGTCGAGGCCGCCTCCGTGATGAGGCTGCTCCCAGGCCGGCCGCGGCTGCTCGCCCTGGGCGAGCCCACTCACGGCGAAGACCTCCTGCTCGACGTACGCAACGAGCTCTTCCGGCAGCTCGTGGAGCAGGAGGGCTACCGGACGATCGGCATCGAGAGCGACTGCCTCATGGGCCTGGTCGTGGACGACTACGTCACCTCGGGCACGGGCAGCCTCGACGAGGTCATGGAACGCGGCTTCAGCCACGGGTGGGGAGCCTCCGCGGCCAACCGGGAGCTGGTGCGCTGGATGCGCGCGTACAACGAGGACAGGCCCGCGTCCGAGCGGCTGCGCTTCGCCGGTCTCGACGGTCCGCTGGAGATCGGCCACGCGGCGAGCCCCCGGCAGGCCCTCACCGCCCTCCACGGCTATCTCGCGGCCCACGTGGACACGGATCTGCTCCCCTGCGACGTGGAGACGCTCGACCGCCTGCTCGGCTCCGACGACCGCTGGGCCAATCCCGCCACGATGATGGATCCGTCCCAGTCGGTGGGGCAGTCGGCCGAGGCCAGGCGGCTTCGACTGCTCGCCGACGATCTCGTCGCGCTGCTCGACGCGGAGACGCCGCAGCTGATCGCCCGATCCTCCCGGGACGACTGGGAGCGGGCACGCCTGTACGGCCGCGCCACCACCGGCCTGCTCCGCTACCACCACTGGATGGCCGACACCTCGCCCGGCCGGATGTCACGGCTGCTGGGCCTGCGGAGCTCGATGATCGCCGCCAACATGCTCGCCGTCGCCGAGCGGGGCCCGGCGCTGGTCCACGCCCACAACGCGCACTTCCAGCGGGACAAGAGCTCGATGCGGATGGGCGACCTGCCGTTCGAGTGGTGGAGCTCGGGCGCGATCGTGAGAGCCCACCTGGGTGAGGAGTTCGCCTTCCTGGCCACGGCCCTCGGCACGATCCGGCACCAGGGCGTGGACGCCCCGCCCCCGGACACCCTCGAAGGGCTCCTCTACACGCTCCCCGACGACGGCTACGTCATCGACGCCCGCCGCCTGGCCGCCGCCCTGGGCGACGCGCGGCCCGCCCCCCGTGTGTCCCCCTGGTTCGGCTATGCCCCGCTCGACCCGGCCCACCTCGCCGCGTACGACGGGCTCGTGTTCGTCAAGGACGTCACCCGCAGCTGA
- a CDS encoding bifunctional RNase H/acid phosphatase, with protein sequence MGATGGFIVEADGGSRGNPGPAGYGAVVKDDAGQVLAEVAESIGTATNNVAEYRGLIAGLRALLALGAEGARVEVRMDSKLVIEQMAGRWKVKHEGLRPLALEAAGLARRFRVTWTWVPRERNSHADRLANEAMDAAARGETWQASEITSAPGSATAVEPPNTDAPTLFDPPSAGPGPAAPGPAAPGPAAPASGASAPAVSASPGSASPGAVSAAPASPGYASTGSALAGAGGRTGSPGAAGARAVGGDAGTAAGTATSHDRRGHGWMPRATRVATSLLLLRHGQTPLSVEKRFSGLGDPSLTPTGLAQAEAAALRLSREPYEVEVIVTSPLARARQTAEAVAARTGLQVLVDDDLRETDFGDWEGHTFAEIQQRWPRELAAWLADPDVAPPGGESFASTARRVEQARDRIVKAHEGRSVVVVSHVTPIKMLVRFALGAPPEALYRMHLDLACLSAIDYYADGPAVVRALNDTAHLT encoded by the coding sequence ATGGGCGCCACCGGGGGGTTCATCGTCGAGGCCGACGGCGGGTCGCGGGGCAACCCGGGCCCGGCCGGATACGGCGCGGTGGTCAAGGACGACGCCGGCCAGGTGCTCGCCGAGGTGGCCGAGTCGATCGGCACCGCGACCAACAACGTGGCCGAATATCGCGGCCTGATCGCCGGGCTCCGGGCGCTGCTCGCGCTCGGCGCCGAGGGCGCGCGGGTCGAGGTGCGGATGGACTCCAAGCTGGTCATCGAGCAGATGGCCGGCCGGTGGAAGGTCAAGCACGAGGGCCTGCGACCGCTCGCCCTGGAGGCGGCGGGCCTGGCCCGGCGGTTCCGGGTGACCTGGACGTGGGTTCCGCGCGAGCGCAACAGCCACGCCGACCGGCTCGCCAACGAGGCGATGGACGCGGCGGCCCGCGGGGAGACCTGGCAGGCGAGCGAGATCACCTCCGCGCCGGGGTCCGCCACTGCCGTCGAGCCGCCTAACACCGACGCGCCCACGCTGTTCGACCCGCCCTCCGCTGGCCCTGGTCCTGCCGCCCCTGGTCCTGCCGCCCCTGGTCCTGCCGCGCCTGCTTCGGGCGCTTCCGCTCCCGCCGTGTCCGCTTCACCCGGCTCCGCCTCGCCCGGCGCTGTTTCGGCCGCGCCTGCTTCGCCCGGCTACGCTTCGACCGGCTCTGCTCTGGCCGGCGCCGGCGGGCGTACGGGGTCTCCCGGCGCGGCCGGTGCGCGGGCCGTCGGCGGAGACGCGGGCACAGCGGCCGGAACCGCCACGTCCCACGACCGGCGCGGGCACGGATGGATGCCGCGCGCCACCCGTGTCGCCACGTCGCTGCTCCTGCTCAGGCACGGACAGACGCCGCTGTCGGTGGAGAAGCGGTTCTCCGGGCTCGGAGACCCGTCGCTCACCCCTACTGGCCTCGCGCAGGCCGAGGCCGCCGCCCTGCGCCTGTCGCGGGAGCCGTACGAGGTCGAGGTGATCGTCACCTCCCCGCTCGCCCGCGCCCGGCAGACGGCCGAGGCGGTCGCCGCCCGTACGGGCCTGCAGGTGCTGGTCGACGACGACCTCCGCGAGACCGACTTCGGCGACTGGGAGGGGCACACGTTCGCGGAGATCCAGCAGCGCTGGCCCCGCGAACTGGCGGCCTGGCTGGCCGACCCCGACGTCGCGCCGCCCGGTGGGGAGAGCTTCGCGTCGACCGCCCGGAGGGTCGAGCAGGCGAGGGACCGCATCGTGAAGGCCCACGAGGGCCGCAGCGTCGTCGTGGTCTCGCACGTGACCCCGATCAAGATGCTGGTCCGCTTCGCGCTGGGCGCTCCGCCCGAGGCCCTGTATCGGATGCACCTCGACCTGGCCTGCCTGTCGGCGATCGACTACTACGCCGACGGCCCGGCCGTCGTACGGGCGCTCAACGACACCGCCCACCTCACCTGA
- a CDS encoding zinc ribbon domain-containing protein, translating to MKAAPEAQKRLLDLAELDTGLDRLRHRRRNLPELAEIDELSKRLAQVSTQIIAAETEAGDLARDQAKAESDVDAVRVRVERDQKRLDSGQVSSPKDLASLQSEIVSLRRRQSDLEEVVLEIMERREAADARVTTLKAEREEVTGTLRAAEDRRDAAFAEIDKEAGELTSGRSAITADVPSDLLGLYEKMREQTGVGAAMLHGGRCLGCRTSLSIADLNRIRAAAHDEVVRCEECRRILVRTAESGL from the coding sequence ATGAAGGCCGCACCTGAAGCACAGAAGCGTCTGCTCGATCTCGCTGAGCTCGACACCGGACTCGACCGGCTGCGGCACCGCCGCCGCAACCTGCCGGAGCTCGCCGAGATCGACGAGCTGTCCAAGAGGCTGGCCCAGGTCTCCACGCAGATCATCGCCGCCGAGACCGAGGCCGGCGATCTCGCCCGCGACCAGGCCAAGGCCGAGTCGGACGTGGACGCCGTACGCGTCCGGGTCGAGCGCGACCAGAAGCGCCTCGACTCCGGGCAGGTCTCCTCGCCCAAGGACCTGGCGAGCCTCCAGTCCGAGATCGTCTCCCTGCGGCGCAGGCAGTCGGACCTGGAGGAGGTCGTGCTGGAGATCATGGAGCGCCGGGAGGCGGCCGACGCCCGGGTCACCACCCTCAAGGCCGAGCGCGAAGAGGTCACCGGCACGCTGCGCGCCGCCGAGGACCGCAGGGACGCGGCGTTCGCCGAGATCGACAAGGAGGCCGGCGAGCTGACGTCCGGCCGGTCCGCGATCACCGCCGACGTCCCCTCCGACCTGCTCGGGCTCTACGAGAAGATGCGCGAGCAGACCGGCGTCGGCGCCGCCATGCTGCACGGCGGCCGGTGCCTCGGCTGCCGTACGAGCCTGTCGATCGCCGACCTCAACCGGATCCGGGCCGCCGCCCACGACGAGGTGGTCCGCTGCGAGGAGTGCCGCCGGATCCTGGTGCGTACGGCCGAGTCGGGTCTGTGA